The proteins below come from a single Aegilops tauschii subsp. strangulata cultivar AL8/78 chromosome 6, Aet v6.0, whole genome shotgun sequence genomic window:
- the LOC109754497 gene encoding uncharacterized protein: MLLRRRLPATRLLRQLQTGAAAASTTTSSPPPPPPLQKPIAASASASPSTALGSRLGFPNAKSRASSSRSAAFLAAGAAAALASLPVVAYADANEEGVADGAVSTDAAPVEDLARKERKRIMELIESRGMQPGSYPKFEVAIKGQKVVVKFNVPSTCNISRLIVDLVTHIGLEAEQCVGGSEILLRAWDSAAARQITLNPPKTTASTGENKEDSLCILIFEPLVGSEYAVSPYEIEFIKPDSFSSKELEGLVSALKIAGQKDVKTSSGKASTKGSGQRYKHLPSIEKTVSDLEDMGVRVYGFDETSSVPMDGTVMWENIAGYEHQKREIEDTVLLALQNPQIYDDIARGTRCKFETNRPRAVLFEGPPGTGKTSSARVIAKQAGVPLLYVPLEIIMSKYYGESERLLGSVFSLANNLPDGGIIFLDEVDSFAISRDSEMHEATRRILSVILRQIDGFEQDRRVVVIAATNRKEDLDPALISRFDSMICFGLPDQQSRAEIAAQYAKHLTKSELVQFSLATEEMAGRDIRDICMQAERHWASKFIRGQIPKDEKGEPPLPPIDEYVACAEQRRKSLPDRTRPAASRSGPPLKLA; the protein is encoded by the exons ATGCTTCTCCGCCGACGCCTCCCAGCGACCCGCCTCCTCCGGCAGCTGCaaaccggggcggcggcggcctccaccaccacctcctcccctcccccgccgcctcctctccaAAAGCCCatcgccgcctccgcctccgcctcgccTTCTACGGCACTAGGGTCGCGCCTAGGGTTCCCCAATGCGAAATCGCGCGCTTCGTCCTCGAGGAGTGCCGCCTTCCTCGCTGCCGGCGCGGCCGCCGCGCTCGCGTCGCTGCCGGTGGTGGCCTACGCTGATGCCAATGAGGAG GGCGTGGCTGACGGCGCGGTGAGCACTGATGCGGCGCCGGTGGAGGACTTGGCCCGCAAGGAGAGGAAGAGGATAATGGAGCTGATTGAGAGCCGAGGAATGCAGCCAGGGTCGTACCCGAAGTTTGAAGTTGCAATCAAGGGCCAGAAG GTGGTTGTTAAATTCAATGTACCGTCAACCTGTAATATATCGCGCCTCATTGTTGATCTCGTAACGCATATCGGACTTGAGGCAGAACAGTGTGTTGGTGGCTCAGAGATACTATTGCGTGCTTGGGACAG TGCAGCTGCGCGTCAAATAACATTGAATCCTCCAAAAACGACAGCAAGCACTGGAGAGAACAAAGAAGATTCTCTTTGTATTTTGATATTTGAGCCACTTGTCGGATCTGAATATGCTGTTAGTCCTTAT GAAATTGAATTCATCAAGCCTGACAGTTTTAGTTCGAAAGAACTTGAAGGTTTGGTCAGTGCTTTAAAAATAGCTGGGCAGAAAGATGTTAAGACATCATCAGGGAAAGCGTCAACCAAAGGAAGTGGTCAGAGATATAAGCATCTACCCTCTATAGAAAAAACTGTATCTGATTTAGAGGATATGGGTGTTAGGGTCTATGGGTTTGATGAAACCTCTAGTGTTCCAATGGATGGCACTGTCATGTGGGAGAACATTGCTGGATATGAACATCAGAAAAG GGAGATAGAGGATACTGTACTCTTGGCTTTACAGAATCCTCAAATATATGATGACATTGCTCGTGGTACACGTTGCAAATTTGAAACAAATCGACCTCGGGCGGTTCTGTTTGAAGGTCCACCTG GGACTGGTAAGACATCTTCTGCTCGCGTCATTGCCAAGCAAGCG GGAGTTCCACTATTATATGTGCCACTGGAGATCATCATGTCAAAATATTATGGTGAAAGTGAGCGCCTGTTGGGATCTGTTTTTTCACTTGCCAACAATCTTCCTGATGGAGGTATTATTTTCCTAGATGAG GTAGACTCTTTTGCTATTTCTCGAGATAGTGAAATGCATGAAGCTACTCGAAGGATATTATCAGTAATTCTGCGGCAG ATCGACGGGTTCGAGCAGGATAGACGTGTGGTGGTTATTGCTGCAACAAATAGAAAGGAAGACCTTGATCCTGCTCTCATCAG CCGTTTTGATTCAATGATTTGTTTCGGCCTACCGGACCAGCAGAGCCGTGCAGAAATAGCAGCCCAATATGCAAAGCACCTAACAAAATCCGAGTTGGTTCAGTTTTCCCTTGCTACTGAGGA gatggcaggaagaGATATAAGGGATATTTGCATGCAAGCAGAAAGACATTGGGCATCGAAG TTTATCAGGGGACAAATTCCAAAAGACGAGAAGGGGGAGCCCCCTCTTCCTCCAATCGATGAGTATGTCGCATGTGCCGAACAACGAAGAAAGTCTTTACCAGATAGAACAAGACCAGCAGCATCCAGATCCGGCCCACCTCTGAAATTAGCATGA